A stretch of Thermoanaerobaculales bacterium DNA encodes these proteins:
- a CDS encoding glycosyltransferase family 39 protein, which yields MTGEQPSTGCQSPGSSGGPSRRIADWVFLAAVVAVAAVLRLYRLGAEGLWFDEANTAVLAGLPVGELLERITVDNQAPLYFLLVKAATSILGCSEWAVRSVSAASGIALVCLAYDVGRRLLSRDAARWAAILLATSPMAIHYSQEARPYALLMLLVLAGFQIAWSFDARPTFARGLALVAVFLAACLAHNIGPFFVAGLALASVCSGRPDARRLRAWGAVLAATAVGYLVWLPNLLQQATGMAHSFAWARGIWGSEFPYQIPRSLAAMTHGSLAPIRNRVPDIVWQAWVALALSGLLWIGGLHRRARLADRRAPLLLALAGVTPLLGMWLYSVVSRSPIYLVGRVDSPALPMLLLLTASGAVAIKPGWRWLGPGALIGLAILPLRLHLGIDFRSQERTMARLVEAQRGEGEPLITTAFDCSLVYYTDLRHGGTLVLYPSATEPFLGWVDWSRYDPAALEADADAVALQAMDRARQSESGRVWLLLHPDPRYAAIATALARRMSLAGELDFGYLGIKLMVYEPAAPPSRRDGTLPQR from the coding sequence GTGACCGGCGAGCAGCCTTCGACCGGGTGCCAGAGCCCGGGGTCGAGCGGCGGCCCGAGCCGGCGCATCGCCGACTGGGTGTTCCTCGCCGCCGTCGTTGCGGTCGCCGCCGTGCTCCGCCTGTACCGGCTGGGTGCGGAGGGGCTGTGGTTCGACGAGGCCAACACGGCGGTGCTTGCCGGGCTCCCGGTGGGCGAGCTGCTCGAGCGGATCACGGTCGACAACCAGGCCCCCCTGTACTTCCTGCTGGTCAAGGCCGCCACGAGCATCCTGGGATGCTCCGAGTGGGCCGTCAGGTCGGTGTCGGCGGCATCAGGCATCGCGCTGGTGTGCCTGGCCTACGATGTCGGCCGCCGGTTGCTGTCGAGGGATGCCGCGCGCTGGGCCGCCATCCTGCTCGCCACCAGCCCGATGGCGATTCACTACAGCCAGGAGGCGCGCCCGTACGCGCTGTTGATGCTGCTCGTGCTGGCCGGTTTCCAGATCGCATGGAGCTTCGACGCGCGGCCGACGTTCGCTCGTGGGCTCGCTCTGGTGGCGGTGTTCCTGGCGGCGTGCCTGGCGCACAACATCGGACCGTTCTTCGTCGCCGGGCTCGCCCTGGCCAGTGTCTGCTCCGGGCGGCCCGACGCCCGCCGGCTGCGCGCGTGGGGCGCGGTCCTCGCGGCGACCGCCGTCGGCTACCTCGTCTGGCTCCCCAACCTGCTTCAGCAGGCCACTGGCATGGCTCACTCGTTCGCCTGGGCCCGCGGCATCTGGGGCAGCGAGTTCCCGTACCAGATCCCCAGATCGCTGGCCGCGATGACGCACGGGTCGTTGGCGCCGATCCGCAACCGCGTGCCGGACATCGTGTGGCAGGCCTGGGTCGCCCTCGCGCTGTCGGGGCTGCTCTGGATCGGCGGCCTGCACCGCCGCGCGAGGCTCGCCGATCGGCGTGCGCCCTTGCTGCTGGCGCTCGCCGGCGTCACGCCACTGCTCGGCATGTGGCTCTACTCCGTCGTCTCCAGGTCGCCGATCTACCTGGTGGGACGAGTCGACAGCCCGGCTCTGCCGATGCTCCTGCTGCTCACCGCGAGCGGCGCCGTGGCGATCAAGCCGGGCTGGAGGTGGCTCGGCCCGGGGGCGCTCATCGGCCTCGCCATCCTGCCGCTTCGGCTGCACCTGGGAATCGATTTCCGGTCGCAGGAACGGACAATGGCCCGCCTGGTCGAGGCCCAGCGTGGGGAAGGTGAGCCACTGATCACCACTGCATTCGACTGCAGCCTCGTCTACTACACGGATCTCCGGCACGGCGGCACGCTGGTGCTGTACCCGTCCGCGACCGAGCCCTTCCTGGGCTGGGTCGACTGGAGCAGGTACGACCCGGCAGCGCTCGAGGCGGACGCGGACGCGGTCGCGCTGCAGGCGATGGACCGGGCCCGTCAGAGCGAGTCTGGGAGGGTCTGGCTGCTGCTCCATCCCGATCCCAGGTACGCCGCGATCGCGACCGCGCTGGCGCGCCGGATGTCGCTGGCCGGCGAGCTGGACTTCGGGTACCTCGGCATCAAGCTGATGGTGTACGAGCCGGCCGCGCCGCCCTCCAGGCGCGACGGCACGCTGCCGCAGCGATGA
- a CDS encoding molybdopterin dinucleotide binding domain-containing protein yields MRRTATSYAGITHERIEDVGLQWPCPTLEHPGTAFLHKDGKFSRGKGLFCKTDWIPPAEVVDEEYPLVLSTGRRLWHYHSGTQTRNSVGLENLFPEELLEMHPTDASPLGIASGDLVKAVSRRGEVTLRAWVNERAAPGLCWMAFHFEEACANVLTIDAFDPVTETAEYKVCAIRVEKVRDGEAPMEDLRRQARP; encoded by the coding sequence ATGCGCCGGACCGCGACCAGCTACGCCGGCATCACTCACGAGCGCATCGAGGACGTGGGCCTGCAGTGGCCGTGCCCGACGCTCGAGCACCCCGGGACGGCGTTCCTGCACAAGGACGGCAAGTTCTCCCGCGGCAAAGGGCTGTTCTGCAAGACCGACTGGATCCCACCGGCCGAGGTCGTGGACGAGGAGTACCCGCTGGTGCTGTCGACCGGCCGCCGGCTCTGGCACTACCACTCCGGCACGCAGACCCGGAACTCGGTCGGGCTCGAGAACCTCTTCCCCGAGGAGCTCCTGGAGATGCACCCGACCGATGCCTCTCCGCTCGGGATCGCGAGCGGCGATCTGGTCAAGGCGGTGAGCCGCCGCGGCGAGGTCACGCTGCGCGCCTGGGTCAACGAGCGCGCGGCGCCCGGCCTGTGCTGGATGGCCTTCCACTTCGAAGAGGCGTGCGCCAACGTGCTCACCATCGATGCGTTCGATCCGGTCACCGAGACGGCCGAGTACAAGGTGTGCGCGATCCGGGTCGAGAAGGTCCGGGACGGCGAGGCCCCGATGGAGGACCTCCGACGCCAGGCCCGGCCCTGA
- a CDS encoding ferritin family protein: MAGNLEIKSVLDLAIGREEEAFRFYSEVSGRVENPGVKEIFDQLAKDELGHKVFLQACLKDPELASKLPVPTDYKIAEATAEPSLSIDMKPADALAVAMKKELGAAEFYQDLARSASDATLTAMFENLARMELGHKSRIEHMFVDIGYPEVF, encoded by the coding sequence ATGGCAGGCAACCTCGAAATCAAGTCCGTCCTCGACCTGGCGATCGGCCGCGAGGAGGAGGCGTTCCGCTTCTACTCCGAGGTCTCGGGGCGGGTGGAGAACCCGGGCGTGAAGGAGATCTTCGACCAGCTCGCCAAGGACGAGCTCGGCCACAAGGTGTTTCTCCAGGCGTGCCTGAAGGACCCGGAGCTCGCCTCCAAGCTCCCGGTGCCGACCGACTACAAGATCGCCGAGGCCACGGCCGAGCCGAGCCTGTCGATCGACATGAAGCCGGCCGATGCCCTGGCCGTGGCGATGAAGAAGGAGCTGGGGGCCGCCGAGTTCTACCAGGACCTGGCGAGGTCGGCCTCCGATGCGACGCTCACCGCCATGTTCGAGAACCTGGCCCGCATGGAGCTCGGCCACAAGAGCCGGATCGAGCACATGTTCGTGGACATCGGCTACCCGGAGGTCTTCTGA